GGCCGCGCAGCAAGGGCCTGACCCGGTACGCCTTCCGCTACGCGCGGCTGCCGCTGCCGCCGAAGGCCCTGCGGTTGCTGCGCCCGCTCGCCGCGGTGAACAAGGTGCAGCCGCTGATCCGCGTCAACGCCGCGTACGGGGCGTTCGGGGTGCGGCGGCCGGTGCCGATCCCGCTGCCGCAGTTCTGGGGCGGTTCCTTCTTCTGCTCGCTCTCCCGCGAGTGCGTGCTCTACGTCCGGGACTGGGTCCGGCAGAACCCTCGGCTGGTCCGCTACTTCCGCGGGGTGCTCGCGCCGGAGGAGGTGTTCTTCCAGACCGTGCTGCGCGGCGCCGGCCGGTTCGAGCTGACCGCGGACAGCAAGCGCTACTTCGACTTCCGGGAGAGCAAGGGCAATCACCCGAAGGTGCTGCGGGTGGCCGACCTGCCCCGGATGGAGTCCCGCGGCGCGCACTTCGCCCGCAAGATCGACGAGCGCGTCGACCCGGAGCTGATCGACCTGCTCGACGAGCGGGTGCTCGGAGTTACGCACTCTCAGTAGTCATTTCATTGCGCAGAACGCACGAACGAGTGTGATCACGGTGCGTGTTCGCTGTGAGTTGCCGATTCGGGTTCCGAGAGCCCGTCATTGCCCGTACGGTCCGCACGTCTGCCGGACGGGGGCGTCGCCTCCCGCCGATGTTCCTTTGGGGGGAATGTGACGAGACGATGGGTGGCTGCCGTCCTGGCGGCCTTGGTGGGGACCCTGCTGGCGGTACAGCCGGCCTGGGCGGTCAACGCCCAGCAGAGCACGGCCGTGAACGCGGTCCCGTCGGCGGCCACGCCGAACGCCGTGGGCGGAGCCGTCTTCTCGATGGCTCAGGTCGGCACGACGATCGTGATGGGCGGCGCGTTCACCTCGATGCAGTCGCCGAACCGGGCGACCACGTACAACAACATGCCGTACATCGCCGCCTTCGACCAGAACACCGGTCAGGTCGTCACGACGTTCGCGCCCGGCCTGGACGGGGCGGTCAACGCCGTGCTGCCCGGCCCGACCGCCGGCACCGTGTACGTCGGCGGCAACTTCAACAACGTCGGCGGGGTCAAGGCCAAGGGCCTGGTGCTGCTGAACGTGACCACCGGTGCCCGGGTCGCCGGCTTCGCCGCGATCAGCATGAACGGCATCGTCAACAGCGTGCAGCGGCTGGGTGCCCGGCTGTTCGTCGGCGGCACGTTCACCTCGATCGGCGGCCAGACCCGCGGCGGCATCGCCTCGATGAGCGCCACCACCGGCGCCGTCGACTCGTTCGTCACCAGCACGGTCACGGTCAACCACAACTGGACCTCGACCAACGGCGGGGCCAAGGCGGCGGTCGGTGTCTCGAAGATCGACATCACCCCGGACGGCTCCCGGATGGTCGCGATCGGCAACTTCAAGCTCGTCGACGGGCTGTCCCGCGACCAGGTCGCGATGTGGAACCTGTCCGCCACCGGCGCCACCCTCCGCGCCGACTGGCAGACCCACCGCTACGAGGCGGCCTGCTTCTCCTGGGCGTACGACTCCTACATCCGGGACGTCGACTTCTCCCCGGACGGCTCGTACTTCGTGATCGCCGCGACCGGCGGTGGCAACGGCACGCTCTGTGACACCGCGGCCCGGTTCGAGACCGACGCGACCGGCACCGACATCCAGCCGACCTGGGTCGACTACGCCGGTGGTGACACCGTGCTGTCGATCGCGATCACCGGCACCGTGGTCTACGCCGGCGGTCACATGCGCTGGATGAACAACCCCAACGCGAGCGACTTCGCCGGTGGCGGCTCCGTGCCGCGGCCGGGCCTGGTCGCCCTCGACCCGGCCAACGGCATCCCGCTGACCTGGAACCCGGGGCGCAACCCGCGCGGCGCCGGCGCGTACTCGCTGCTGGCCACTCCGCAGGGGCTCTACGTCGGCAGCGACACCGACTACATCGGCAACCGGAAGTACTTCCACGGCAAGATCGCCTTCTTCCCGCTGGCGGGCGGCGTCGCGCCGGCCTCCACCGCGGTGCAGGCGCTGCCGGGCGGCGTCTACCTGGGCGCGTCCCAGCAGGCCGCCGCGTCCAACGTGCTCTACCGGGTCAACGCCGGCGGCAGCGCCGTGCAGGCCGTCGACGCCGGTCCGGACTGGTCCGACGGCTCCGGCAACGTCAGCGGCGGCAACAACGCCGGCTACAGCCCGGTGCCCAACGTCGACGCGAGCGTGCCGGCGACCACCCCGCGCTCGATCTTCGACAGCGAGCACTGGGGCGCGCAGAGCTGGACCTTCCCGATCCCGTCCGGGTCCACGGTCAAGGTGCGGCTCTACTACGCCAACCGGTGCGGCTGCACCTCCGGCGTCGGGCAGCGGGTCTTCAACGTCGCCATCAACGGCACCGCGGTGCAGTCCTCGTACGACATCGTGGCCAACGTCGGCGACCAGACCGGCACCATGAAGGAGTTCCCGGACATCACCGCCGCCGCGGACGGTGCGGTCCACATCGACTTCAGCAACCAGGTCGAGAACCCGCTCATCAACGGCATCGAGATCGTCCGTACCGACATCGCGGCCCCGCCGGCCGGCGCCGCGGGCGCGCTGACCGAGCGCAACTTCGACGGCAGCACCGCGGGTGCCGCGACGGCCGTGACCTCGCCGCTGGACTTCAGCACCGTGCGGGGCGCGACCCTGGTCGGCAACCAGCTCTACTACGGCAAGACCGACGGGCTGTTCTACCGGCGGACCTTCAACGGCGCCACGTTCGGGGCCGAGGAGCTCGTCGACCCGTACAACGACCCGGCCTGGGTGAACGTCGACACCGGCTCCGGCCAGACGTTCAAGGGCCAGCGGCCGTCGTTCTACAACGAGATCACCAACATCACCGCGATGTTCACCGACGGCTCGGGCCAGCTGTACTACAAGCTGCTCGGCGACTCGAACCTCTACAAGCGCTCGTTCAGCGCGGACAGCGGGATCATCCACGACAACCGGATCGCGACCGGGACCCAGCTGCCCGACATCACCGGGGCGTTCTACTCCGGCGGGAACCTCTACTACGCGACCCGCGCGGACGGGAACCTGTCCAAGGTCGGCTTCTCGGCCGGCACGCTGACCGGCGCCGCGACCGTGGTGAGCGGCCCGGCCTCGGACGGCGTGGACTGGCGCTCCCGGGCGCTGTTCCTCGGCCCGCGCATCGCGGCCAACACCCCGCCGACCGCGGTCGCCGCGGTGACCTGCTCGGGGCTGGACTGCTCGGCCACCGCGGCCGGCTCGGCCGACAGCGACGGCACGATCGCCTCGTACTCGTGGGCGTGGGGGGACGGCACCACCACGACCGGCTCGACCTCGACCCACTCGTACACGACGGCCGGGCCGTACACGGTCACGCTGACCGTGACCGACAACGACGGCGGGACCGCGACGGCGACGAAGCCGGTCACCGTCACGGCGCCGCCGCCGGTGACCAACCCGATCACCTTCCGGGCCACGGCCGGCAACCAGGCCAACGCGACCTCGGCGAAGATCACCGTGCCGGCGACCGTGCAGGCCGGCGACGGCCTGGTGCTGGTGATGACCAGCAACAGCAACACGGTCACCTACGGCGACCCGGCCGGCTGGGCCGTCGCGAACACGGTCAGCACGACCGGCATCACGACGAAGGTCTACTCGAAGGTCGCGACCGCGACCGACGCCGGCTCGGTCGTCACGGTCACCGCGAGCGCCGTGAACAAGATGGACCTGCGGCTGGCCGCGTACGGCAACACGAGCACCACGGCGCCCGTCGCCACGGTGACCACCGCGGTCGACACCGCCGCGGTGGCGGCCCACACGACGCCGGCGGCCTCCGTCACCGGCAGCGGCAAGTGGGTCGTCTCGTACTGGGGTGACAAGTCGGCGGCAACGGCGGCCTGGACGGCTCCGGCCGGCCAGACGGTGCGCGGGGTCACGATCGGCACCGGCGCCGGGCGGGTCACCTCGCTGCTCACCGACGCGGGGGCCGCGGCCGCCGCGGGCCCGGCCGGCGGGCTGACCGCCACGACCGACGCCCCCGGCACCAAGGCGACGATGCTGACGATCGTGCTCAACCCGGCCTCCTAGGCCGTGCAGTACGACGAGGGTCCGGTTTCCGCCGGGCCCTCGTCGTATTCAATTCATCACCGAAAGTAGTGCTTTCCCGAAGTATCTGAGCGGCCCTCCGAATGCTCCTAGGATTCGTCAGGGGGCCGTCGTGGGGCGGCTGCGGACTTCCGGGGGGAAGAATGCGGGGAAGGCTTTTCGCAGTCAGTGCTGCGACGGTGTTCTGTACGGCGCTCGTCGCCGCCACCGGCGCGGTAGGTGCCGACGCGTCCATCGGGCTCGGCACGGTGGTGAGCACCAACCCGGTGAACTACACGCCGAACGTCACCAACGGTGCGGTCTACAAGACCGCCGAGATCAACGGCATGCTCTACGCGGGCGGCTCGTTCACCTCGGTCGCCGCCGCGGCCGGGACGTCGCCGCAGGGCACGTTCGGCCGGGCGCACATCGTGGCCTTCAACGCCGCGACCGGGTCGGTCTCGACGGCTTTCGCGCCCAACGTGAACGGCGCGGTCTGGGCGATCGTCGCCGGCGGCAGTTCGCTGTACGTCGGCGGGTCCTTTTCCAGCGTCAATGGCGTCGCCCGGCGCGGAATCGTGAAACTCGATCCCGTCACCGGCGCCGTCGACAGCGCGTTCAACGCGAAGCTGAGCGGGAACGTGTCCGAGGCCGCGGTCGTGAACGGGCGGCTGATCGTCAGCGGCACGTTCGCCAAGAAGATCGCCGCGCTGAACCTGACCACCGGCGCCGACACCGGCTACATCACCGTCCCGATCACCGGGTCGGTCGCGCCCAACGCCGGCGCGGTCGAGGTCTACCGGTTCGCGGTCAACCCGGCCGGGACCCGACTGGTCGGCATCGGCAACTTCACGGCGGTCGGCGGGCAGACCCACTACCGCGCGCTCATGCTCACCCTTGGCGCGACGTCGGCCACCGTGAACGCCTGGCGGTACAAGCCGCTCGAGGTCGCCTGCTCGGCGCCGAAGCTCCCGGACCAGACCCGGGACGTCGACTTCTCCCCGGACGGGTCGTACTTCGTGATCGTCGCCACCGGCGGCACGCCGTCGCGAGGCCAGGGCGCGGTCGGCATCTGCGACGCCGCGGCCCGCTTCGAGACCGACGTCGTCGCGCCGGCCAAGCCGACCTGGATCAACTACACCGGCGGCGACACGCTGCACTCGGTCGCCGTCAGCGACAAGGCCGTGTACGTCCAGGGTCATCAGCGCTGGCTGGACAACCCGCAGGGCCACGACAACCCCGGTCCGGGCGCGGTCGCCCGGCAGGGGATCGGTGCCATCGACCCGGTCTCGGGCAAGGCGCTGCCCTGGAACCCCGGCAAGGACCGCGGCGTCGGCGGGCGGGACCTGCTGATCACGCCGCGCGGGCTGTGGGTCTCCAGCGACACCGCGCACATCGGCGGCGAGACCCGGATGCGGGTCGCCCTGCTGCCGGTCTGAGCCCTGGCCGGGCGGCCGTCGCCCCGACCGCCCAGCCATCTCCCCACCGTCTCGCCGGGGTCCACCCCGGCGGCTCGGGCGCGGCCGGCCCGCGCCCAGCGGGCGTCGTCGACGTGCCGACCGGTGCCGCGCGGACGGACCGGCCTGGCGCCCGGGCGCTTTCGCGCCCGGCGGGCGTCGTCGCCGTGCCGGCCGGTGCGCCGTGCCGGCCGGTGCCGGATGGGCCGGTCCCGCCCCGCTGGCGCTGTTCTCGTCCGGCGCGGCCTGGGCAGCGGGCGCCAGGTTCTCCCGCTAAGACGTGAGCCAGCCGCCGGTTCGCAGCGCGGTGAGGAGACGGGCGAGGGACGCGTCGAGCGGCTCGGTCGAGGTGTCGACGACGAACTCCGCATCGTCCGGCTCCTCGTACGGATCGCTGATCCCGGTGAACTGCGGGATCAGACCGGCCCGCGCCTTGGCGTACAGCCCCTTGCGGTCGCGCTGCTCGCAGACCTCCAGCGGCGTCGCGACGTGCACGAGGAAGAAGTCGCCGACCGCCTCGGTCTCGGCCCGGACCGCGGCCCGCGTCGCCGCGTACGGTGCGATCGGGGCGCAGACGGCGATCCCGCCGTGCCGGGCGACCTCGGCCGCGACCCAGCCGATCCGCCGTACGTTCAGATCGCGGTCAGCCTGCGAGAAACCGAGCCCGCGTGACAGTTCTCGACGCACCACGTCGCCATCGAGGACGGTCAGACTGCGCCGGCCGTCTTCGAGCAGCGCGTCGATGAGCGCGCGGGCGACCGTCGACTTCCCCGAGCCGGACAGTCCGGTGAAGAACACCACCAGGCCCCGGCGGGACCGCGGCGCCCGCCAGCGGCGCAGCTCGGTCCGGACCTCGGCCGGGGCCAGGTCCTCGGGCAGGTCCTGCTCGGTGTCGAGCGCGGCCAGCGCCGCCGCCCAGGGCCCGCCGTCGAGCATGAGCACGTCGCTCGCCCCGTACGCCCGGGCGACGGCGACCGCTGCGGCCTCGTCGGCGGCCGGGTCGGCCAGCCGGCGCAGCGGCACGGTGACCACCCTGGTGTCGCCGCCGAGCGCCCGGCCGGCCGCGAGCACGGACCGCACCAGCGCCTCCGGCGGGAGCCCTCCGGTCTGCCGGCCCGCGGTCCGGGCCAGCAGCAGCACCGACTTCTGGCCCGCGGCGGTGACCCGCTCCAGGTCGGTGGCCAGCGGCGGCCGGTCGCAGACGACCGCGAGCACCGGCCCGTCCTGCTCGGCCCGGACCTGCTCCGGCGGTCGCTGCAGCCCGCGGAACGGCCCGTAGGCCGGCGGCCGGAGCGCCTCCAGCACCCCGACCCAGCCCCCATCGCCGATCCCGGTCACGGCGGCCCTGCCCCCGCCGGTCCCGGTCGTGCCGGTCCCGGTCGCGTCCACGACGAGGACGGCGAGCGGCGTGCCTTCCGGGTCGGCGAGCACCAGCCGTCCGGTGCCGGCGACCTGCTCATCCACGTCCGGGACCCGGCGCAGCGCCACCCGGCCGTCGCCCAGCGGCCGCAACTCACCGCCGAGGTCCACGTCCACGCCCGCGAGCAGCAGCTCCAGGTCGGCGAGCAGCTCAGGCCCGGCGGCGTGCACCGGCCACGAATCCAGTCCGGCCGGCAGCAGGTCCATCCCCGTACCCTCTCCTCGCGGTCGCGGGCACGATCTCATCACACGGGAGCCATCCGGGATTTCACCTCCTGGCCATCGGCTGGTCGTTACGCTCGGAACCAGGCCGTACGTCCAGGGGGGCTGGGTGGATCCGACCATCGTCATTGCCGGGCTGATCGTGGGTGTCCTGGTGGGCCTCACCGGCATGGGCGGCGGGGCGCTGATGACGCCCGTGCTCGTCCTGCTGTTCGGCGTCCAGCCGCTCGCCGCGGTCTCCAGTGACCTCGTCGTGTCGCTGTTCATGAAGCCGGTGGGCGGCTTCGTCCACCTCAGGCACGGGACCGTGCACTTCTCGCTGGTGAAGTGGCTGTGCGTCGGCTCGGTGCCGGCCGCGTTCGGCGGCGTGCTGCTGCTGCGGGCGCTGGGCGACGGCGAGCGCGTGCAGAACGTCGTCAAGTACGCGCTCGGGGTCGCGCTGCTGCTGGCCGTGGTGACGATGTGCGCCCGCGGCCTGCTCGACCTGCGCCGGCACGGGAAGTCCTGGCGCGCCGGCAGGCAGGGGGGCGTCGCGGGCAGCCCGCATCCCTTGGTCGTCCGCGTTGTTCCTACTGTTCTGATCGGGGTCATCGGCGGGGTGGTGGTCGGGATGACCTCCGTCGGGTCCGGCTCGCTGATCATCGTGCTGCTCCTGGTGCTCTACCCGCGGCTGCGGGCGGGGGAGCTGGTCGGGACCGACCTGGTGCAGGCCGTCCCGCTGGTCGGTGCGGCCGCGCTCGGGCACGCCCTGTTCGGACAGGTCCAGATCGGGCTCACGTTGGGGCTGCTCGTCGGCGCGATCCCGGGCGTGTGGCTCGGGGCCCGGCTGTCCAGTCGCGCGCCGCAGATGGTGGTACGCCGGGCGCTCGCGCTCGTGCTCATCGCGTCCGGGCTGAAGCTGCTCAACGCGTCCAACGGCCAACTGCTGGCCGCGCTCGTGATCGTCGGGATCGCCGGCCCGTTGCTGTGGATGGCGGCGCGGCGGCGGGTAGGGCTGCCGGCGTCCTGGCGGACGGAACGGCGCATGGTCACCGCCGAACGCGAGACCGTCGCAAGCTGAGCGCGCACTCTGTCAGGCCGACGTTCGGATTTCGGTAAAACGGCCTCTGGTCGGTCATATCCGTGGCTACGCTGCGCGCGTGACGTCCAGGGGGAAAGTCTTCGCGGCGCTGTACTACGGCGGCCTCGCGCTGGTGCTGGCGCTGGTGCTGCTCCAGCTGCTCGACGATGTGCTGGGCAAGCAGTTGGCCGCCCACGTCGGCCACAACAGCGAGGCGTACCTGGCCGCGCTCGTGGTGACCGCCTGGATCCAGTTCGTCCGCCCGCGGCTGGCCGGCACCAAGGCCGAGTGGACCGTCGCGCTCGTCGTCGGCGTGGCCCTGGTCGTCGTCGGGATCGTGCTGGTCCAGACGCACCTGCCGAGCCGGTTCCGGACGCTCAACGAGGCGTTCATCGGGATGGGCATCCTCATCCCGTACGTACAGGCGCGCCGGCCGCTGAACAAGATCATCTCCTACGGGCTGCCCGGCCTCGCGCTGCTGGCGGTACTGATCCTCGGCAACACCGGCGTGGTCAAGGACCAGGCCGAGAGCGTGATGATGCTGATCCTGCTGCCGATCGGGCTGGACCTGATCGACCGCGGCATCCTGCAGTCCGACGCGGTCACCTCGGTCCGCAACCGCTTCTCCTGGTACGCGGCGCTGATCCTGATCCCGGTCATCTTCGTCGCGCTGCGCAAGGGCGCGCACGTCGGCGGCTGGGCCGGCAACCGGATGCTGTACTCCCAGCGTGGGCTCGAGGGCTACATCTTCGGGTTTTTCCTCGAGGTCTACCTGGCCGTCTTCCTGGGCTGGGTCGGCCGCCGCGTCATCCCCGCCCACCGCCGCAGCACCACCCCCGCCGTCGCCCGCCAGTAGCCCCTCCCGCCGCACGGGTTCGGCTTGGTTCTGTCTCCGCGCGGGCCTCGGCTTGGTCCTGTCCGGTCGGGCCTCGGCTTGGTGCTGTCCGCGCGGGCTCGGCTCCCGCAGTTGCCGCCCGGGACTTCCTGGTCAGGCCGTCTCGGCTGCCGCAGTGCTCGGGTCCGTCCCGCCCGCCGCGCCGGGTGGGGGTGGGCTCAGCTGCGCCCGGCCGGATGAGCCACACTCGGAACGTGCACATCTCCGCCCGGACCGACTATGCGGTGCGGGCAATGCTGATTCTGGCCGCCGCGGGCCAGGACACCGTGACCGGTCAGGCGCTGGCCGCCGGTCAACAGCTGCCGCAGAAGTTCCTGGAAGCGATCCTCGCCGACCTGCGCCGGGCCGGCCTCGTCCGCAGCCGGCGCGGCCCCGTCGGCGGCTACGCGCTCACCCGGCCGCCGTCCGAGATCGCGATCGGCGAGATCGTCCGGGCCGTCGACGGGCCGCTCGCGGTCGTGCGGGGTGAGCGCCCCGAGCAGGCGGTGTATGCGGGCGCGGCCGAGCACCTGGGCACGCTCTGGGTGGCGCTGCGGGCCGCCGTCCGAAGCGTGCTCGACGACGTCACGCTGGCCGAGGTGCTCGCCGGGGAGCTGCCGCAGCAGGTCCAGGACCTGATCGACTCACCCGGCGCCTGGCACTCCCGCTAGCCCGCGCCACCCGGCTCGGAGTCGGCCAGCTCCTGCTCGACGAGCTCGCAGAGGGTGTGGCCGAGCAGCATGCAGAGTTCCTGGACGCGCGGCGTGTCCTCGCTCGGCACCCGGACGCAGATGTCGACCACGCCCGCCACCTTGCCGCCACCCGCGCCGGTCAGCGCGATCGTGACCATCCCGAGCTCGCGCGCGGTCTCCAGCGCCCGGACGACGTTGGCCGAGCTCCCGCTGGTGGACAGCCCGATCGCGACGTCCCCCGGTCGCCCCAGCCCGGCGACCTGGCGGGCGAACACGTCGTCGTACCCGTAGTCGTTGCCGATCGCGGTCATCGCCGCGGTGTGGTCGGACAGGCAGGCCGCGGCGAGCGACCGCCGCTCCAGCGCGAACCGCCCGAGCAGCTCAGCGGCGAGATGCCCGGCATCGGAGGCCGAACCGCCGTTGCCGAAGAACAGCACCTTCCCGCCGCCCCGCAAGCTCTCCGCCACCCGCTCCGCCGCCACCGCCGTGGCGCCGATCGCATCCGTTCCCACCCGACTCCCGCTGCTCCGGGTGCCGGCCTCGGGCGGCCCGGTGGCGGGGCCGGAGTGAGCGGCCAGCAGACGCTGGGCGGCCGCGATGCTGTCCGCCACCCGCGCGCGCAGCACGCTCTCCCGGTCGATCACGGAGTCGGCCCTACCCCCTGCAATCGGAAACAGTCCGGCCCGGACCGCGGAGTCGCGGGCTCGCGCCG
The window above is part of the Mycobacteriales bacterium genome. Proteins encoded here:
- a CDS encoding Rrf2 family transcriptional regulator, which produces MHISARTDYAVRAMLILAAAGQDTVTGQALAAGQQLPQKFLEAILADLRRAGLVRSRRGPVGGYALTRPPSEIAIGEIVRAVDGPLAVVRGERPEQAVYAGAAEHLGTLWVALRAAVRSVLDDVTLAEVLAGELPQQVQDLIDSPGAWHSR
- a CDS encoding SIS domain-containing protein, which encodes MIDRESVLRARVADSIAAAQRLLAAHSGPATGPPEAGTRSSGSRVGTDAIGATAVAAERVAESLRGGGKVLFFGNGGSASDAGHLAAELLGRFALERRSLAAACLSDHTAAMTAIGNDYGYDDVFARQVAGLGRPGDVAIGLSTSGSSANVVRALETARELGMVTIALTGAGGGKVAGVVDICVRVPSEDTPRVQELCMLLGHTLCELVEQELADSEPGGAG
- a CDS encoding sulfite exporter TauE/SafE family protein, with protein sequence MDPTIVIAGLIVGVLVGLTGMGGGALMTPVLVLLFGVQPLAAVSSDLVVSLFMKPVGGFVHLRHGTVHFSLVKWLCVGSVPAAFGGVLLLRALGDGERVQNVVKYALGVALLLAVVTMCARGLLDLRRHGKSWRAGRQGGVAGSPHPLVVRVVPTVLIGVIGGVVVGMTSVGSGSLIIVLLLVLYPRLRAGELVGTDLVQAVPLVGAAALGHALFGQVQIGLTLGLLVGAIPGVWLGARLSSRAPQMVVRRALALVLIASGLKLLNASNGQLLAALVIVGIAGPLLWMAARRRVGLPASWRTERRMVTAERETVAS
- a CDS encoding PKD domain-containing protein; protein product: MAAVLAALVGTLLAVQPAWAVNAQQSTAVNAVPSAATPNAVGGAVFSMAQVGTTIVMGGAFTSMQSPNRATTYNNMPYIAAFDQNTGQVVTTFAPGLDGAVNAVLPGPTAGTVYVGGNFNNVGGVKAKGLVLLNVTTGARVAGFAAISMNGIVNSVQRLGARLFVGGTFTSIGGQTRGGIASMSATTGAVDSFVTSTVTVNHNWTSTNGGAKAAVGVSKIDITPDGSRMVAIGNFKLVDGLSRDQVAMWNLSATGATLRADWQTHRYEAACFSWAYDSYIRDVDFSPDGSYFVIAATGGGNGTLCDTAARFETDATGTDIQPTWVDYAGGDTVLSIAITGTVVYAGGHMRWMNNPNASDFAGGGSVPRPGLVALDPANGIPLTWNPGRNPRGAGAYSLLATPQGLYVGSDTDYIGNRKYFHGKIAFFPLAGGVAPASTAVQALPGGVYLGASQQAAASNVLYRVNAGGSAVQAVDAGPDWSDGSGNVSGGNNAGYSPVPNVDASVPATTPRSIFDSEHWGAQSWTFPIPSGSTVKVRLYYANRCGCTSGVGQRVFNVAINGTAVQSSYDIVANVGDQTGTMKEFPDITAAADGAVHIDFSNQVENPLINGIEIVRTDIAAPPAGAAGALTERNFDGSTAGAATAVTSPLDFSTVRGATLVGNQLYYGKTDGLFYRRTFNGATFGAEELVDPYNDPAWVNVDTGSGQTFKGQRPSFYNEITNITAMFTDGSGQLYYKLLGDSNLYKRSFSADSGIIHDNRIATGTQLPDITGAFYSGGNLYYATRADGNLSKVGFSAGTLTGAATVVSGPASDGVDWRSRALFLGPRIAANTPPTAVAAVTCSGLDCSATAAGSADSDGTIASYSWAWGDGTTTTGSTSTHSYTTAGPYTVTLTVTDNDGGTATATKPVTVTAPPPVTNPITFRATAGNQANATSAKITVPATVQAGDGLVLVMTSNSNTVTYGDPAGWAVANTVSTTGITTKVYSKVATATDAGSVVTVTASAVNKMDLRLAAYGNTSTTAPVATVTTAVDTAAVAAHTTPAASVTGSGKWVVSYWGDKSAATAAWTAPAGQTVRGVTIGTGAGRVTSLLTDAGAAAAAGPAGGLTATTDAPGTKATMLTIVLNPAS
- the cysC gene encoding adenylyl-sulfate kinase, which produces MDLLPAGLDSWPVHAAGPELLADLELLLAGVDVDLGGELRPLGDGRVALRRVPDVDEQVAGTGRLVLADPEGTPLAVLVVDATGTGTTGTGGGRAAVTGIGDGGWVGVLEALRPPAYGPFRGLQRPPEQVRAEQDGPVLAVVCDRPPLATDLERVTAAGQKSVLLLARTAGRQTGGLPPEALVRSVLAAGRALGGDTRVVTVPLRRLADPAADEAAAVAVARAYGASDVLMLDGGPWAAALAALDTEQDLPEDLAPAEVRTELRRWRAPRSRRGLVVFFTGLSGSGKSTVARALIDALLEDGRRSLTVLDGDVVRRELSRGLGFSQADRDLNVRRIGWVAAEVARHGGIAVCAPIAPYAATRAAVRAETEAVGDFFLVHVATPLEVCEQRDRKGLYAKARAGLIPQFTGISDPYEEPDDAEFVVDTSTEPLDASLARLLTALRTGGWLTS